In a genomic window of Flavobacterium lipolyticum:
- a CDS encoding DUF1800 domain-containing protein yields MKKSNLWSLRLGFSGKESDSIEKLGIEKFLKQSYQSKFDTQLPAFLEDDPKTLVELKELKESIKMADSEGKKKALKKEFYSAVELRKWWIGKMRNDEFPLRENMVCFWHNHFVSTSQKVKVNYWIYQHNMILREHAFGNFKELTKQIIKSNAMVKYLDNVDNKKGKYNENLSRELLELFTIGIGNYTESDIKNGARALAGLNYGDNRAAYRRFAEDDSDKTYFGKTGNWKADDLVDIIFEQKNIPYLITRKILKWFIYDNPPEDLVTYYGDYFRKVKFEIQPLLTKIFTEEYKKENSGTKIKDPLVYILQLLEELHIDDLDESMILFFLKQQGMDLYNQVNVKGWEGGNSWLTSQVYLQRNNTADLLCSGKSITRKTLNTMTADAEKPKPQFEKVDVKMDFDTNGTNKTIITELSNRLLFKVNDSMQKDMENLLKYDFDPKEEHANFAVIRLFNYITKLPEYQLI; encoded by the coding sequence ATGAAAAAAAGCAATCTTTGGTCATTACGATTGGGTTTTTCCGGAAAAGAATCCGATTCGATTGAAAAATTAGGAATAGAAAAATTCCTGAAGCAGTCCTATCAATCAAAATTTGATACCCAGCTCCCCGCTTTTCTGGAAGATGATCCCAAAACATTAGTAGAACTCAAAGAACTTAAAGAGTCTATTAAAATGGCAGATTCAGAGGGAAAAAAGAAAGCCCTGAAAAAGGAATTCTACTCCGCTGTAGAGTTGAGAAAATGGTGGATCGGAAAAATGCGTAATGACGAATTTCCATTACGGGAGAACATGGTTTGCTTTTGGCACAATCACTTTGTCTCCACTTCTCAAAAAGTAAAAGTCAATTACTGGATTTACCAGCACAATATGATTCTGCGGGAACATGCCTTTGGAAACTTTAAAGAGCTTACCAAGCAAATCATAAAATCGAATGCTATGGTAAAGTATCTGGATAATGTCGATAACAAAAAAGGAAAATACAACGAGAATCTCAGTCGTGAATTATTGGAATTGTTTACTATTGGAATTGGAAACTACACCGAAAGCGACATTAAGAACGGAGCCAGAGCTCTGGCCGGACTCAATTACGGCGACAACAGGGCTGCTTACAGACGGTTTGCTGAAGATGATTCAGACAAAACCTATTTTGGTAAAACCGGAAACTGGAAAGCAGATGATTTGGTCGATATTATTTTCGAACAGAAAAACATTCCATATCTCATTACCCGAAAAATTCTGAAATGGTTCATTTATGACAATCCGCCTGAAGATTTGGTCACTTACTATGGAGATTATTTTAGAAAGGTGAAATTTGAAATACAGCCTTTACTAACCAAAATTTTTACCGAAGAGTATAAAAAAGAGAATTCGGGAACCAAAATCAAAGATCCGTTAGTTTACATTTTACAGCTTTTAGAGGAACTGCATATCGACGATCTTGATGAGAGTATGATTTTGTTTTTTCTGAAGCAACAAGGAATGGATTTATACAATCAGGTTAATGTGAAAGGCTGGGAGGGAGGGAATTCCTGGCTGACTTCTCAGGTGTATCTGCAGCGCAACAACACAGCCGATTTACTTTGTTCAGGAAAAAGTATCACTCGAAAAACGTTGAACACCATGACTGCCGATGCTGAAAAACCAAAACCGCAGTTTGAAAAAGTAGATGTAAAAATGGACTTTGACACCAATGGTACTAATAAAACCATCATCACGGAACTTTCAAACAGATTATTGTTTAAAGTAAATGATTCGATGCAAAAAGACATGGAGAATTTACTAAAATACGATTTCGATCCCAAAGAGGAACACGCCAATTTTGCCGTAATTCGGCTCTTCAATTATATTACAAAACTGCCCGAGTATCAATTAATTTAG